A stretch of Zymoseptoria tritici IPO323 chromosome 1, whole genome shotgun sequence DNA encodes these proteins:
- the MgBLGl7 gene encoding putative beta-glucosidase (Beta-Glucosidase (Glycosyl Hydrolase Family 3)), translating into ELFYSYGGSPPVYPSPKGSGAGDWAEAYGKAQALVAQMTNEEKNNVTTPVLSTRGCSGFTGTVERLGFPGICLNDGPAGVKGPVAENETRANGFPAQLSVGATWNRGLAYWRGQQMGKEFKAKGVDVALAPVLGPLGRIATGGRNWEGFSNDPFLAGALVELTIKGLQESVVACAKHFIGNEQETQRNPFLVGYLDDGNYTLNASVSANIDDSTMHELYLWPWYDAVRAGVGSVMCSYQRINNSYACQNSAALNGLLKGELGFQGFVVSDWFAQHAGIATAETMEMAMPDPRYWGNGTLSTAVSNGSLKADRLDDMATRILASWYRYSTTELVGLENHYDQDVRQPESAAAAFQVAVEGHVLVKNVNNALPLSKPTVLSVFGWDAVAGSTADPTQSLGGVGLANSQIFTTGQNFSALTYLQLVAATAPIGTTIPDVALNGTLIAGGGSGSCLPATVSGPYEALLRQALSDGTKVYNDTRVTDSPVVEDGSGVCLVLINAQAAEAADRTTLADEFSDNYVDAVASQCANTVVIIHNAGIRLVDRFFDHENITAILYGHTPGPASGDALVELLYGRQSPSGRLPYTVAHDEADYGSLLRPDLPTEQDPQYAQSNFTEGVFIDYRRFMKEGISPRFEFGYGLTYTNFSYSNFSVSKVPNARFDLAPPGSKSSALAPEGGLASLYDVLATACVTVTNTGEVAAAEVAQLYVNIPGSGVERALRGFEKKLLQPGESAEYTFDLKRRDLSLWSMEKQDWMLQDGQYEIVMGKSVLDVQGTAVFSV; encoded by the exons GAGCTGTTCTACTCGTATGGTGGCTCGCCACCCGTCTACCCATCAC CCAAAGGAAGTGGAGCTGGTGATTGGGCTGAAGCGTATGGCAAAGCTCAAGCTCTTGTTGCGCAAATGACGAACGAAGAGAAGAACAAT GTCACCACACCAGTTCTCTCGACCAGGGGCTGTTCCGGCTTCACTGGTACTGTCGAGCGACTGGGATTTCCAGGAATCT GTCTCAACGACGGTCCTGCCGGCGTGAAGGGACCTGTTGCAGAGAACGAAACCCGCGCCAACGGCTTCCCGGCTCAGCTCAGTGTTGGCGCGACCTGGAACCGGGGTCTTGCGTACTGGCGTGGTCAGCAGATGGGCAAAGAATTCAAGGCAAAGGGCGTCGACGTCGCCCTTGCGCCAGTGCTCGGACCATTGGGTCGTATCGCCACTGGCGGCAGGAATTGG GAAGGCTTCTCGAACGATCCCTTCCTGGCTGGTGCTTTGGTCGAACTCACCATCAAGGGGTTGCAAGAGTCCGTAGTGGCTTGCGCGAAGCACTTCATCGGGAACGAGCAG GAAACACAACGGAACCCTTTTCTGGTAGGATACCTGGACGATGGCAACTACACTTTGAACGCATCGGTGTCAGCGAACATAGATGACAGCACAATGCACGAGCTGTACCTGTGGCCTTGGTATGATGCTGTCAGAGCCGGCGTTGGCAGTGTCATGTGCTCT TACCAAAGGATCAATAACAGCTATGCGTGCCAGAATAGCGCCGCACTGAACGGCTTGCTCAAGGGTGAGCTAGGATTCCAAGGCTTTGTCGTCAGTG ATTGGTTCGCTCAGCACGCGGGAATCGCTACGGCCGAGACGATGGAGATGGCCATGCCCGATCCCAGATACTGGGGAAATGGCACCTTGTCGACTGCAGTGTCCAATGGGTCATTGAAGGCAGACAGACTCGACGACATGGCAACGAGGATCCTAGCCAGCTGGTACAGATACTCCACGACCGAGCTCGTCGGGCTCGAGAATCATTATGACCAAGATGTTCGCCAGCCAGAAAGCGCTGCCGCCGCGTTCCAAGTAGCCGTCGAGGGCCACGTCTTGGTAAAGAACGTCAATAATGCCTTGCCGCTGAGCAAGCCAACAGTGCTGTCGGTCTTTGGCTGGGACGCAGTTGCTGGCTCCACGGCAGACCCGACTCAGAGCCTCGGAGGCGTCGGACTGGCGAATAGTCAGATCTTCACCACCGGCCAGAACTTCTCGGCTCTTACGTACTTGCAGCTTGTTGCAGCTACAGCCCCAATTGGAACAACGATTCCCGACGTCGCTCTCAATGGCACACTCATCGCGGGTGGAGGTAGTGGCTCTTGCTTGCCAGCAACCGTATCTGGTCCATATGAGGCTCTCCTTCGCCAAGCCTTGTCTGACGGGACTAAGGTGTACAACGACACCAGGGTGACTGATAGTCCGGTGGTAGAGGACGGGAGTGGTGTTTGCTTGGTACTCATCAACGCGCAAGCCGCAGAAGCCGCCGACCGAACGACTCTCGCAGACGAGTTCTCAGACAACTATGTCGATGCCGTTGCCAGCCAGTGTGCCAATACCGTGGTGATCATCCACAACGCAGGCATTCGTCTTGTCGACCGGTTCTTCGACCACGAAAACATCACGGCCATTCTTTACGGGCACACTCCTGGTCCAGCCAGCGGTGATGCCCTCGTTGAGCTCCTGTACGGTCGTCAATCGCCGTCCGGGAGGTTGCCGTACACCGTGGCGCATGACGAAGCCGACTATGGATCTCTTCTGAGGCCAGATCTTCCGACCGAACAGGACCCGCAGTACGCTCAATCCAACTTCACCGAAGGGGTTTTCATCGACTACCGCCGATTCATGAAGGAAGGAATCTCCCCACGCTTCGAATTCGGATATGGCTTGACGTACACCAACTTCAGCTACTCCAACTTCAGTGTTTCGAAGGTCCCGAACGCCCGCTTCGACCTGGCGCCACCGGGCTCCAAATCGTCCGCGCTAGCTCCAGAAGGCGGCTTGGCATCGCTGTACGACGTCCTCGCCACCGCTTGCGTGACGGTCACCAACACGGGCGAGGTAGCGGCCGCGGAAGTTGCTCAGCTCTACGTCAACATCCCTGGTAGTGGGGTCGAAAGAGCATTGAGAGGTTTCGAAAAGAAGCTGCTGCAGCCAGGAGAGAGTGCAGAGTACACTTTTGATCTCAAGAGGAGAGATCTCAGCTTGTGGAGTATGGAAAAGCAGGACTGGATGCTCCAGGATGGCCAGTACGAAATCGTGATGGGCAAGAGTGTGCTTGATGTGCAAGGTACCGCTGTGTTCAGCGTGTAA